From one Spiroplasma endosymbiont of Lasioglossum villosulum genomic stretch:
- a CDS encoding prolipoprotein diacylglyceryl transferase: MINDDGYNSLITDIPGTGIHIYSVLMAVGFLTAVIASWIKLYCRNIPTKTLEWGTLVIALAGLIGARAWYVLNNTSTIENALDVVAVWRGGMAIEGGVTVGMIVGFFIFYRTSKQLQISMWVFIDCIVPNILLGQAIGRWGNFFNQELLGTDVGHPFSWLPTWINNHLHYGFNSDKPDPVAVYRQPLFLYESLSSLFGWFFLTFFVPKTGQIFNKKPWKLDSSQFILPLKTNPIVVKDFLKPWTVIKKIHGYRKFKYESWKQAYFDFIPNKNSVKSVEKIPWKDVKKHSKVKSKIKKWYLKIKYNMQPHSKSLNTMYNPNNYRVTYAGVSGSLYFVFYGIIRMILEPLRDNRDIMKIANVSTSMIVSGMWIILGVILVIFAQIIAPSRFRKGEWLYEKSY; the protein is encoded by the coding sequence ATGATTAATGATGATGGATACAATAGTTTAATTACCGATATTCCGGGAACGGGAATTCATATTTATTCGGTATTAATGGCAGTAGGGTTTTTAACTGCTGTCATTGCTTCATGAATAAAATTATATTGTCGTAATATTCCAACTAAAACTTTAGAATGAGGAACATTAGTTATTGCATTAGCAGGATTAATAGGAGCAAGAGCATGATATGTTCTTAATAATACTAGCACAATTGAAAATGCACTTGATGTAGTTGCCGTTTGAAGAGGTGGTATGGCAATTGAAGGAGGCGTTACAGTTGGAATGATAGTAGGATTCTTTATTTTTTATCGTACTTCAAAGCAGTTACAAATTTCAATGTGAGTTTTTATTGATTGTATTGTTCCAAATATTTTATTAGGTCAAGCAATTGGTAGATGAGGTAATTTTTTTAATCAAGAATTACTAGGAACTGATGTTGGTCATCCTTTCAGTTGATTACCAACATGAATAAATAATCATTTACATTATGGTTTTAATAGTGATAAACCAGATCCTGTTGCTGTTTATCGTCAACCTTTATTTTTATATGAGTCATTATCTTCATTATTTGGTTGATTCTTTTTAACGTTTTTTGTACCAAAAACAGGACAAATATTTAATAAAAAACCATGAAAATTAGATTCTTCGCAATTTATTTTGCCTTTAAAGACTAATCCAATTGTTGTAAAAGATTTTTTAAAACCTTGAACAGTTATTAAAAAAATTCATGGATATCGTAAATTTAAATATGAAAGTTGAAAACAAGCATATTTTGATTTTATACCCAATAAGAATAGTGTTAAAAGTGTTGAAAAAATACCTTGAAAAGATGTTAAAAAACATTCAAAAGTTAAATCAAAGATAAAAAAATGATATTTAAAGATTAAATATAATATGCAACCACATTCTAAATCTTTAAATACTATGTATAATCCTAATAATTATCGAGTAACATATGCAGGAGTATCAGGTAGTTTATACTTTGTCTTTTATGGTATTATTAGAATGATTTTAGAACCACTTCGTGATAATAGAGACATTATGAAAATAGCCAATGTTTCAACTTCAATGATAGTTTCTGGAATGTGAATTATTTTAGGTGTTATTTTAGTAATATTTGCACAAATTATTGCACCATCAAGATTTCGTAAAGGAGAATGATTATATGAAAAATCATACTAA
- the trxB gene encoding thioredoxin-disulfide reductase — protein MKNHTNKENKYDYDLVVIGGGPAGMTAAIYAQRANLKTVIIEKYIVGGKMIKTSEIENYPGYDYILGPELSEKMQKQVEKLQVEFVTDEVIKITDSENHKIKTVLLSSGDILIAKGVIIATGSLERKIGVPGEEEYSNRGVSYCAVCDGALFKNKIISVVGGGYAACEESLYLTRFTNKVNLIHRRDQFRADDKTVNKVKNNENINLITDHVVLKVLGTEDKKKVGKLEIQNIKTKEISEITTDALFPYIGSDPVTKFVKDLDIYDSNGYIIVNDKCQTKIPGLYAAGDVIAKNLRQIVTAVNDGAIAAQYLINFIDNFNE, from the coding sequence ATGAAAAATCATACTAATAAAGAAAATAAATATGATTATGATTTAGTAGTTATTGGTGGTGGTCCAGCAGGAATGACAGCTGCTATTTATGCACAAAGAGCAAATCTTAAAACTGTGATTATTGAAAAATATATTGTTGGTGGAAAAATGATTAAAACTTCTGAAATTGAAAATTATCCAGGTTATGATTATATTTTAGGGCCTGAATTATCAGAAAAAATGCAAAAGCAAGTTGAGAAACTACAAGTTGAATTTGTTACTGATGAAGTTATTAAAATTACAGATAGTGAAAATCATAAAATTAAAACAGTCCTTTTAAGTAGTGGTGATATTCTTATTGCTAAAGGAGTAATTATAGCTACTGGTTCATTAGAACGTAAAATTGGTGTTCCTGGTGAAGAGGAATATTCTAATCGTGGTGTTTCTTATTGTGCTGTTTGTGATGGTGCTTTATTTAAGAATAAAATTATTAGTGTAGTTGGTGGTGGTTATGCTGCTTGTGAAGAATCTTTATATTTAACAAGATTTACTAATAAAGTTAATCTTATTCATCGTCGTGATCAATTTCGTGCTGATGATAAAACCGTTAATAAAGTTAAAAATAATGAAAATATTAATTTAATAACTGATCATGTTGTATTAAAAGTATTAGGTACTGAGGATAAGAAAAAAGTAGGTAAATTAGAAATTCAAAATATTAAGACTAAGGAAATTAGTGAAATTACTACTGATGCCTTATTTCCTTATATTGGTTCTGATCCTGTTACAAAATTTGTTAAAGATTTAGATATTTACGATAGCAATGGTTATATTATAGTTAATGATAAGTGTCAAACTAAAATCCCGGGATTATATGCAGCTGGTGATGTAATTGCTAAAAATTTAAGACAAATAGTAACTGCTGTTAACGATGGAGCGATTGCAGCACAATATTTAATAAATTTTATTGATAATTTTAATGAATAA
- the whiA gene encoding DNA-binding protein WhiA, translated as MISFTTSVKDEICQKSFKNCCQKSLLSAYSLINGKITNSDKINNEIIIHSFHNKTTRLIYKFLKNQYKDVKLIVMVDVLNKFERPKVYNIRINNKIDFIINDLMLQDKYLFIEKEAMHQHIIKEHCIRAYIAGIFLVVGSINSPSTPNYHLELQFHNDMLAKKIKNILLQTFKLNFKTIKRRNKTVLYLKKSNVISDFLKIIDCPQAVFAFEDKRISRELFNNINRFNNIDIFNQQKILNAGDQQVIMISVLKDKKLFKALSLKAQIISNLRLKNPEASLSELGELYYQETGFVITKSGVNHLIREIKKKYQETL; from the coding sequence ATGATATCATTTACAACAAGTGTAAAAGATGAAATCTGTCAAAAAAGTTTTAAAAATTGTTGTCAGAAATCTTTGCTATCAGCATATTCGCTTATTAATGGTAAGATTACAAATTCAGATAAAATAAATAATGAGATTATTATTCATAGTTTTCATAACAAAACCACTAGGTTAATATATAAATTTTTAAAAAATCAATATAAAGACGTAAAATTGATAGTTATGGTGGATGTTTTAAATAAATTTGAGCGTCCAAAGGTGTATAATATTCGTATTAATAATAAAATTGATTTTATTATTAATGATTTAATGCTTCAAGATAAATATCTTTTTATTGAGAAAGAAGCTATGCACCAGCATATAATAAAAGAGCATTGTATAAGAGCGTATATCGCAGGAATCTTCCTTGTAGTTGGCAGTATCAATTCTCCTTCAACACCTAACTACCATTTGGAATTACAATTTCATAATGATATGTTGGCTAAAAAAATTAAAAATATTTTATTACAAACTTTTAAATTAAACTTTAAAACAATAAAACGTCGTAATAAAACGGTGCTTTATCTAAAAAAATCTAATGTAATTTCTGACTTTTTAAAAATAATTGATTGTCCACAAGCAGTTTTCGCTTTTGAAGATAAACGTATTTCACGAGAATTATTTAATAATATTAATCGTTTTAATAATATTGATATTTTTAATCAACAAAAAATTTTAAATGCTGGAGACCAGCAAGTTATAATGATTTCTGTTTTAAAAGATAAAAAACTTTTCAAAGCGTTGTCATTAAAAGCTCAAATTATTTCAAATTTAAGATTAAAAAATCCTGAAGCATCACTTTCAGAATTGGGTGAACTTTACTATCAAGAAACCGGTTTTGTCATTACTAAGTCTGGGGTTAATCATTTAATTCGCGAAATTAAGAAAAAGTATCAAGAAACATTGTAA
- a CDS encoding helix-turn-helix transcriptional regulator codes for MKKKEILSKGRQNLLNAFGKRMKTLRNQKGRKFSQEKLGEASGLHRNYISDAERGTRNVSLVAILKIINGLDSSISEFFAVGFDNIDTSNLYDTFSVE; via the coding sequence ATGAAAAAGAAAGAAATTTTAAGCAAAGGTCGTCAAAATTTATTGAATGCTTTTGGAAAACGAATGAAAACTTTACGTAATCAAAAAGGTAGAAAATTTTCACAAGAGAAACTTGGAGAAGCAAGCGGCCTACATCGTAATTATATTTCTGATGCTGAAAGAGGAACAAGAAACGTATCTTTAGTTGCAATCTTAAAAATAATTAATGGGTTGGATTCATCTATTAGTGAGTTTTTTGCTGTAGGGTTTGATAATATTGATACTTCAAATTTATATGACACATTTAGTGTTGAATAA
- the tyrS gene encoding tyrosine--tRNA ligase, producing MNNIINSNIIDELKWRNILKDISSIDKVINAGKLGKGIYCGFDPSNDSLHLGNLLQIILLHRFAIFGFQPIAVIGGTTAMIGDPSGKNKERNLLDENVLQTNVRKIKEQLVTLLSYENIDNLTSLELIKTCNLLNDKEYETLEMIIKSINPNNQYQQTLSSILKTLPLPWEELGLSASLLKTLYEICNFDQKWVTMKSDLNNLSFKQLLNYCDSYVETWITFLKLPLGTLNNKIKPIKIINNQTWLGPLTITTFLRDIGKHFNVNQMLGKEMIANRLNSGISYTEFSYMVLQAYDFYHLYEKEQCYIQSGGSDQWGNITVGLDLIRKQKGDEHHAAGITINLLTKSNGEKFGKSEKGAIFLNSEKTSPYELYQFLFNQEDKDLPTFFNSLTLFSEEQIAKILVIHNSDVKQHYGQKILAALLTVFIHKLNGYFSAINITNAFFHDRIHQMKSSEILQVLKDVPHFNLNHNEQIIDFLVNNQICNSKRIARELIMQGSIVVNGERITNINFLISKKNAINNQVTVIKKGKRHYFIVVHK from the coding sequence ATGAATAATATAATAAATTCCAATATTATTGACGAATTAAAATGACGTAATATCTTAAAAGATATTAGTAGCATAGATAAAGTAATTAATGCAGGAAAATTAGGAAAAGGAATATATTGTGGTTTTGATCCAAGTAATGATTCATTACATTTAGGTAATTTACTACAAATTATTTTATTGCATCGTTTTGCTATATTTGGTTTTCAACCAATTGCTGTTATTGGTGGTACAACGGCAATGATCGGTGATCCAAGTGGTAAAAATAAAGAACGTAATTTATTAGATGAAAATGTGTTACAAACTAATGTTAGAAAAATAAAAGAGCAGTTAGTGACATTATTAAGTTATGAAAATATTGATAATTTAACATCATTAGAATTAATTAAAACATGTAATTTATTAAATGATAAAGAATATGAAACATTAGAAATGATTATTAAAAGTATTAATCCAAATAATCAATATCAACAGACTTTAAGTAGTATTTTAAAAACATTGCCCTTACCTTGAGAAGAATTAGGATTATCAGCATCATTATTAAAAACTTTATATGAAATTTGTAATTTTGATCAAAAGTGAGTTACTATGAAAAGTGATTTAAATAATCTTTCTTTTAAACAATTGTTAAATTATTGTGATAGTTATGTAGAAACTTGAATTACATTTTTAAAATTACCATTGGGAACATTAAACAATAAAATTAAGCCAATTAAAATTATTAATAATCAAACATGATTAGGTCCACTAACAATTACAACTTTTTTGCGTGATATTGGTAAGCATTTTAATGTTAATCAAATGTTAGGCAAAGAAATGATTGCTAATCGTTTAAATTCTGGAATTTCTTATACTGAATTTTCTTATATGGTATTACAAGCGTATGATTTTTATCATTTATATGAAAAAGAGCAATGTTATATTCAATCTGGTGGTAGTGATCAATGAGGAAATATTACTGTCGGTTTAGATTTAATTAGAAAACAAAAAGGTGATGAACATCATGCTGCTGGTATTACTATTAATTTATTAACTAAATCTAATGGTGAAAAATTTGGTAAAAGCGAAAAAGGTGCTATATTTTTAAATAGTGAAAAAACTTCACCTTATGAGTTATATCAATTTTTATTTAATCAAGAAGATAAAGATTTGCCTACTTTTTTTAATTCTTTAACTTTATTTAGTGAAGAACAAATAGCAAAAATTTTAGTAATTCATAATAGTGATGTTAAGCAACATTATGGACAAAAGATTTTAGCAGCTTTATTAACAGTATTTATTCATAAATTAAATGGATATTTTAGTGCTATTAATATTACTAATGCTTTTTTCCACGATCGGATTCATCAAATGAAATCATCTGAGATTTTACAGGTTTTAAAAGATGTACCACATTTTAATCTTAATCATAATGAACAAATAATTGATTTTTTAGTTAATAATCAAATTTGTAATTCAAAAAGAATAGCAAGAGAACTAATTATGCAAGGTTCAATTGTTGTTAATGGTGAAAGAATTACCAATATAAATTTTCTTATTAGTAAAAAAAACGCAATTAATAATCAAGTAACAGTTATAAAAAAAGGTAAGCGTCATTATTTTATAGTTGTTCATAAATAA